A single window of Sphingobium sp. SCG-1 DNA harbors:
- a CDS encoding TadE/TadG family type IV pilus assembly protein, producing the protein MSNWAGNTIGFLGRLRKDVRGNVIAMSAAAIFPLIGLLGGAVDMGRLYAVKTRLQSACDAGALAGRRVMGTGRWTDNSGRANQIATQTFDLNFPAGSFGSGAITRTFSEVDGTVTGNASVPVPMTLMRLFGSPEKTLTVTCDGLMLIPNTDVMFVLDNSGSMNQVIPDDATGLTKIAGLRRAIKCFYEALARQDITDVTPANCGTTANPTGGLSSQVQLRFGFVNYDHMVNVGKLLPNDYLVDNWTYQSREPIRTTVWSWTLGSESSANWGNWPSKPTELGTASNYSNWTSLAGTDSLTINGKSYTRSPSAPKSITSCSDLNKTNGGVEYTDAGSVQTEYLQSTTQSPPVHPAASQALTYDQKDNHVATAYRYFWTNGKGNSGSCNLQSGTYNYTLTRTTVTNKPIIWAQQEQVTWRYKPVSFPLASLKAGGSTWAGSVLLPIGQGTGATVKLSGSNADTTLTTVADTSVTWNGCIEERQTFKNTDGDPSDDWTGYPLSPAAAFDMDIDTPPTPGNAATQWRPALHSAVWGRKTTQSDSGWSGSNTTNEVDGGNATDRNLSSNNCVTASRKLTSYSGQNGNLTASNFRAYVNTIAPNGNTYHDIGLLWGARLMSPTGIFASENAMTAGGAQIQRHMIFMTDGDTANTWNNYASYGLEWWDRRQINPIGLSNGSYETKLEDNNNARSNALCTAIKNKNITLWVISYGDGVNTTTQTRLENCATSPTYFFSAANTTTLIAKFREIADKISNLRLTK; encoded by the coding sequence ATGAGCAATTGGGCGGGCAACACAATCGGCTTCTTGGGACGCCTGCGCAAGGATGTGCGGGGGAACGTAATCGCCATGTCCGCTGCGGCGATTTTTCCTCTGATCGGCCTGTTGGGTGGTGCCGTGGATATGGGCCGCCTTTACGCCGTCAAAACCCGCCTCCAGTCCGCATGCGACGCAGGCGCGCTGGCAGGGCGAAGGGTAATGGGCACCGGACGGTGGACGGATAATAGCGGGCGCGCGAACCAAATAGCCACCCAGACATTTGATCTGAACTTTCCGGCCGGCAGCTTCGGATCTGGAGCAATTACGCGCACCTTTAGCGAAGTCGATGGCACTGTGACAGGCAACGCGTCGGTTCCCGTGCCCATGACACTCATGCGCTTATTCGGCAGCCCGGAAAAAACGCTTACCGTCACATGCGACGGTCTAATGCTGATTCCCAATACGGACGTTATGTTTGTGCTGGATAATTCCGGATCCATGAATCAAGTCATTCCGGACGATGCCACGGGCCTGACCAAGATTGCCGGCTTGAGGAGAGCCATCAAGTGCTTCTATGAAGCGTTAGCCCGGCAAGATATTACTGATGTAACTCCTGCAAACTGCGGAACCACCGCCAATCCGACGGGCGGGCTATCGTCTCAGGTTCAACTCCGTTTCGGCTTCGTGAATTATGACCATATGGTCAATGTGGGCAAGCTGCTTCCGAACGACTATCTTGTTGACAATTGGACCTACCAGTCACGCGAACCGATAAGAACGACTGTTTGGTCTTGGACCTTGGGTAGCGAAAGTTCCGCGAACTGGGGTAACTGGCCATCGAAGCCTACGGAACTGGGCACGGCTAGTAATTATTCGAACTGGACGTCGTTAGCGGGCACAGATTCGTTAACCATCAATGGCAAATCCTATACGCGTAGTCCTTCAGCACCAAAATCAATCACGTCCTGTTCGGACCTTAATAAAACTAACGGCGGCGTCGAATATACCGATGCTGGGAGTGTTCAGACGGAATATCTTCAGAGCACTACCCAGAGTCCACCTGTCCACCCCGCCGCATCGCAAGCTCTAACCTATGACCAGAAAGACAATCATGTTGCGACAGCATATCGCTATTTTTGGACCAACGGGAAAGGCAATAGCGGGAGCTGCAATCTGCAAAGCGGCACCTATAACTACACGCTGACGCGCACGACGGTCACGAACAAGCCCATAATCTGGGCGCAGCAAGAACAGGTAACATGGAGATATAAGCCCGTAAGCTTTCCGCTTGCATCACTCAAGGCGGGAGGTTCGACATGGGCGGGCTCCGTATTACTTCCTATTGGGCAGGGCACAGGTGCAACGGTCAAGCTGTCGGGCTCAAATGCGGATACTACCTTGACCACGGTCGCTGATACCAGCGTTACATGGAACGGCTGTATCGAGGAAAGGCAAACCTTCAAGAATACGGACGGCGATCCCTCTGACGATTGGACCGGCTACCCTTTGTCTCCGGCCGCCGCATTTGATATGGACATCGACACTCCGCCAACGCCCGGGAATGCCGCCACGCAATGGCGGCCCGCTCTGCACAGCGCCGTATGGGGTCGGAAAACCACGCAGTCCGACAGTGGCTGGAGCGGCAGCAATACCACGAACGAAGTGGATGGCGGAAATGCGACTGATCGAAATCTTAGCAGCAACAATTGCGTCACTGCCTCCCGCAAACTGACCAGTTATTCTGGCCAGAACGGAAACCTAACCGCCAGTAATTTCAGAGCTTACGTCAACACGATCGCGCCGAACGGTAATACCTACCACGATATCGGCCTGCTATGGGGTGCACGTTTGATGTCGCCCACCGGCATCTTTGCAAGCGAAAACGCAATGACGGCCGGCGGCGCTCAGATCCAACGGCACATGATTTTCATGACCGACGGCGACACAGCCAATACCTGGAATAATTATGCGAGCTATGGTCTGGAATGGTGGGATCGTCGCCAGATCAACCCAATTGGCCTTAGTAACGGGTCTTATGAAACTAAGCTGGAAGACAACAACAATGCTCGTTCCAACGCGCTATGTACTGCCATTAAAAATAAAAACATCACGCTCTGGGTTATCTCCTACGGCGATGGCGTTAACACGACCACGCAAACTCGCCTGGAAAACTGCGCGACGAGCCCCACCTATTTCTTCTCGGCGGCGAACACCACAACGTTGATTGCCAAATTCCGTGAGATCGCGGACAAAATCTCCAACCTGCGCTTGACCAAGTAA